One stretch of Euphorbia lathyris chromosome 7, ddEupLath1.1, whole genome shotgun sequence DNA includes these proteins:
- the LOC136235260 gene encoding histone H3.2-like has protein sequence MARTKQTARKSTGGKAPRKQLATKAARKSAPATGGVKKPHRFRPGTVALREIRKYQKSTEMLIRKLPFQRLVREIAQDFKTDLRFQSSAVAALQEAAEAYLVGLFEDTNLCAIHAKRVTIMPKDMQLARRIRGERA, from the coding sequence ATGGCTCGAACTAAGCAAACTGCCCGCAAATCCACCGGAGGAAAGGCACCGAGGAAGCAGCTCGCAACCAAAGCAGCCAGGAAATCTGCTCCGGCAACAGGAGGTGTTAAGAAGCCTCACAGATTTCGTCCCGGAACTGTTGCTCTTCGTGAAATCCGCAAGTACCAGAAAAGTACAGAGATGCTGATCAGAAAACTCCCCTTCCAGCGCCTCGTCCGAGAGATCGCCCAAGATTTTAAGACTGATCTGAGATTCCAGAGCTCAGCCGTTGCTGCTCTCCAAGAAGCTGCAGAGGCATATCTCGTTGGACTCTTTGAAGACACAAATCTGTGTGCCATTCATGCCAAGAGAGTCACAATTATGCCAAAAGATATGCAGTTGGCGAGAAGAATCAGAGGCGAGCGCGCTTGA